A window from Urocitellus parryii isolate mUroPar1 chromosome 1, mUroPar1.hap1, whole genome shotgun sequence encodes these proteins:
- the Prelid1 gene encoding PRELI domain-containing protein 1, mitochondrial, whose amino-acid sequence MVKYFLGQSVLRSSWDQVFAAFWQRYPNPYSKHVLTEDIVHREVTPDQKLLSRRLLTKTNRMPRWAERLFPANVAHSVYILEDSVVDPQNQTMTTFTWNINHARLMVVEERCVYRVNSDNSGWTEIRREAWVSSSLFGVSRAVQEFGLARFKSNVTKTMKGFEYILAKLQGEAPSKTLVETAKEAKEKAKETALAATEKAKDLASKAATKQQQQQQQQFV is encoded by the exons ATGGTGAAGTATTTCCTGGGCCAGAGCGTGCTCCGAAGTTCCTGGGACCAAGTGTTCGCTGCCTTCTGGCAGCGGTACCCGAATCCCTATAG CAAACATGTCTTAACGGAAGACATAGTACACCGGGAGGTGACCCCTGACCAGAAGCTCCTGTCCCGGAGACTCCTGACCAAGACCAACAGGATGCCCCGCTGGGCAGAGCGACTGTTTCCTGCCAATGTTGCTCACTCGGTGTACATCCTGGAGGACTCTGTTGTGGACCCACAGAATCAGACCATGACCACCTTCACCTGGAACATCAACCATGCCCGGCTGATG GTGGTGGAGGAACGATGTGTTTACCGTGTGAACTCTGACAACAGTGGCTGGACCGAAATCCGCCGGGAAGCCTGGGTCTCCTCTAGTTTATTTGGTGTCTCTAGAGCTGTCCAG GAATTTGGTCTCGCCCGGTTCAAAAGCAATGTGACCAAGACTATGAAGGGTTTTGAATACATCTTGGCCAAGTTGCAAG GTGAGGCCCCTTCCAAAACACTTGTTGAGACAGCCAAGGAAGCCAAGGAGAAGGCAAAGGAGACAGCACTGGCAGCTACAGAGAAAGCCAAGGACCTTGCCAGCAAGGCTGCCaccaagcagcagcagcagcagcagcagcagtttgTGTAG
- the Mxd3 gene encoding max dimerization protein 3 isoform X2 produces MEPVASNIQVLLQAAEFLERREREAEHGYASLCPHRSPGPIHRRRKQHPQAPGALDSGRSVHNELEKRRRAQLKRCLEQLKQQMPLGTDSARYTTLNLLRRARMHIQKLEEQELRARRLKEKLRSKQRSLQKQLEQLRGLPVGERLRADSLDSSGLSSERSDSDQVLPDKNGGSHNHN; encoded by the exons ATGGAACCTGTGGCTAGCAACATCCAGGTCCTGCTGCAGGCGGCTGAGTTCCTGGAGCGCCGTGAGCGAG AGGCAGAGCATGGCTATGCGTCCCTGTGCCCGCATCGCAGTCCGGGCCCCATCCACAGGAGGAGGAAGCAACACCCGCAAGCTCCCGGAGCTCTGGACAGTGGGCG GTCTGTGCACAACGAGCTGGAGAAGCGTAG GAGGGCCCAGCTGAAGCGATGCCTGGAGCAGCTGAAGCAGCAGATGCCCCTGGGGACTGACTCTGCCCGATATACCACATTGAACCTGCTGCGTAGAGCCAGGATGCACATTCAG AAGCTAGAGGAACAGGAGCTGAGGGCTCGGCGGCTCAAGGAGAAGCTGCGCAGCAAACAGCGGAGCCTGCAGAAGCAGCTGGAGCAGCTCCGGGGGCTGCCAGTAGGTGAGAGGTTGCGAGCGGATAGCCTGGACTCTTCAGGCCTCTCTTCTGAGCGCTCGGACTCAGACCA GGTCTTGCCTGATAAAAATGGAGGAAGTCACAACCACAactag
- the Mxd3 gene encoding max dimerization protein 3 isoform X1: MEPVASNIQVLLQAAEFLERREREAEHGYASLCPHRSPGPIHRRRKQHPQAPGALDSGRSVHNELEKRRRAQLKRCLEQLKQQMPLGTDSARYTTLNLLRRARMHIQKLEEQELRARRLKEKLRSKQRSLQKQLEQLRGLPVGERLRADSLDSSGLSSERSDSDQEELEVDVESLVFGGEAELLRGFSAGQEHSYSHSTCNWL; the protein is encoded by the exons ATGGAACCTGTGGCTAGCAACATCCAGGTCCTGCTGCAGGCGGCTGAGTTCCTGGAGCGCCGTGAGCGAG AGGCAGAGCATGGCTATGCGTCCCTGTGCCCGCATCGCAGTCCGGGCCCCATCCACAGGAGGAGGAAGCAACACCCGCAAGCTCCCGGAGCTCTGGACAGTGGGCG GTCTGTGCACAACGAGCTGGAGAAGCGTAG GAGGGCCCAGCTGAAGCGATGCCTGGAGCAGCTGAAGCAGCAGATGCCCCTGGGGACTGACTCTGCCCGATATACCACATTGAACCTGCTGCGTAGAGCCAGGATGCACATTCAG AAGCTAGAGGAACAGGAGCTGAGGGCTCGGCGGCTCAAGGAGAAGCTGCGCAGCAAACAGCGGAGCCTGCAGAAGCAGCTGGAGCAGCTCCGGGGGCTGCCAGTAGGTGAGAGGTTGCGAGCGGATAGCCTGGACTCTTCAGGCCTCTCTTCTGAGCGCTCGGACTCAGACCAAG AGGAGCTGGAGGTGGATGTGGAGAGCCTGGTGTTTGGGGGTGAGGCCGAGCTGCTGCGGGGCTTCAGCGCGGGCCAGGAGCACAGCTACTCGCACAGCACCTGTAACTGGCTATGA